The following proteins come from a genomic window of Rattus norvegicus strain BN/NHsdMcwi chromosome 8, GRCr8, whole genome shotgun sequence:
- the Sema3f gene encoding semaphorin-3F isoform X5: MDFPRRPGWPEFKPEDPARGDYIFYLEPEKLESGKGKCPYDPKLDTASALINEELYAGVYIDFMGTDAAIFRTLGKQTAMRTDQYNSRWLNDPSFIHAELIPDSAERNDDKLYFFFRERSAEAPQNPAVYARIGRICLNDDGGHCCLVNKWSTFLKARLVCSVPGEDGIETHFDELQDVFVQQTQDVRNPVIYAVFTSSGSVFRGSAVCVYSMADIRMVFNGPFAHKEGPNYQWMPFSGKMPYPRPGTCPGGTFTPSMKSTKDYPDEVINFMRTHPLMYQAVYPLQRRPLVVRTGAPYRLTTVAVDQVDAADGRYEVLFLGTDRGTVQKVIVLPKDDQEVEELMLEEVEVFKEPAPVKTMTISSKRQQLYVASAVGVTHLSLHRCQAYGAACADCCLARDPYCAWDGQACSRYTASSKRRSRRQDVRHGNPIRQCRGFNSNANKNAIESVQYGVAGSAAFLECQPRSPQATVKWLFQRDPSDRRREIRAEDRFLRTEQGLLLRALQLGDRGLYSCTATENNFKHVVTRVQLHVLGRDAVHAALFPPLAVSVPPPPGTGPPTPPYQELAQLLAQPEVGLIHQYCQGYWRHVPPNPREAPGALRPPELQDQKKPRNRRHHPPDT, translated from the exons ATGGACTTCCCCAGGAGACCTGGCTGGCCAGAATTCAAACCGGAGGACCCTGCGAGAGGG GATTACATCTTCTACCTGGAGCCTGAGAAACTTGAGTCAGGGAAAGGCAAATGCCCATACGACCCCAAGCTGGACACGGCCTCAGCCCTCATCA ATGAGGAGCTCTACGCAGGAGTGTACATCGATTTTATGGGCACTGATGCAGCCATTTTCCGTACGCTTGGAAAGCAGACAGCCATGCGCACAGATCAGTACAACTCCCGGTGGCTCAATG ATCCTTCATTCATACATGCTGAGCTCATCCCTGACAGCGCTGAGCGCAACGACGATAAACTCTACTTCTTCTTCCGAGAGCGCTCTGCAGAGGCTCCGCAGAACCCTGCGGTGTACGCCCGCATCGGGCGCATCTGCCTC AACGATGACGGTGGCCATTGCTGCCTGGTCAACAAGTGGAGCACATTCCTGAAGGCACGGCTCGTCTGCTCTGTGCCAGGCGAGGATGGCATTGAGACCCACTTCGATGAACTCC AGGACGTGTTTGTCCAGCAGACCCAGGACGTCAGGAACCCAGTCATTTATGCTGTCTTCACCTCTTCAGG CTCTGTGTTCCGAGGATCTGCAGTGTGTGTCTACTCTATGGCTGACATCCGCATGGTCTTCAATGGGCCTTTTGCTCACAAGGAGGGCCCCAACTACCAGTGGATGCCTTTCTCAGGAAAGATGCCGTATCCCCGGCCTGGCACA TGCCCTGGTGGAACCTTTACGCCATCGATGAAGTCCACCAAGGACTATCCTGATGAAGTGATCAACTTCATGCGTACTCATCCACTCATGTACCAGGCCGTCTACCCGCTGCAGCGGCGCCCCCTGGTGGTCCGTACAGGCGCTCCCTACCGCCTCACCACTGTCGCTGTGGACCAGGTGGATGCAGCTGATGGACGCTATGAGGTGCTTTTCCTGGGCACAG ACCGCGGGACAGTGCAGAAGGTCATCGTGCTGCCCAAGGATGATCAGGAGGTGGAAGAGCTCATGTTAGAGGAGGTGGAGGTCTTCAAG GAGCCAGCACCTGTTAAAACTATGACCATCTCTTCCAAGAGG CAACAACTGTATGTGGCCTCCGCCGTGGGCGTCACACACCTGAGCCTGCACCGCTGTCAGGCCTATGGAGCTGCCTGTGCTGACTGCTGCCTCGCCCGAGATCCCTACTGTGCCTGGGATGGCCAGGCCTGCTCTCGCTACACAGCATCCTCCAAGAG GCGGAGTCGCCGACAAGATGTCCGCCACGGGAACCCCATCAGGCAGTGCCGTGGTTTCAATTCCAATG CAAACAAGAATGCCATAGAGTCTGTGCAGTACGGCGTGGCCGGAAGTGCGGCTTTCCTTGAGTGCCAGCCTCGGTCACCTCAAGCCACTGTTAAGTGGCTTTTCCAGCGAGATCCCAGTGATCGGCGTCGTGAG ATTCGCGCAGAGGACCGCTTCCTGCGCACAGAGCAGGGGCTGTTGCTTCGCGCCCTGCAGCTTGGTGACCGCGGCCTCTACTCCTGCACGGCCACTGAGAACAACTTCAAGCACGTCGTCACGCGGGTACAGCTGCATGTACTGGGCCGGGACGCCGTCCATGCTGCCCTCTTCCCCCCACTGGCTGTGAGCGTCCCTCCACCTCCTGGCACAGGCCCTCCAACACCTCCTTACCAGGAGCTGGCCCAGCTCCTAGCCCAACCGGAAGTGGGCCTCATCCATCAGTACTGCCAGGGTTACTGGCGCCATGTGCCCCCCAACCCCAGGGAGGCTCCAGGAGCTCTCAGGCCTCCTGAACTCCAGGACCAGAAAAAGCCGAGGAACCGCCGCCACCATCCTCCGGACACATGA
- the Sema3f gene encoding semaphorin-3F isoform X4, translating into MLVTGFILWASLLTGAWPAAPIQDQLPATPRVRLSFKELKATGTAHFFNFLLNTTDYRILFKDEDHDRMYVGSKDYVLSLDLHDINREPLIIHWAASPQRIEECILSGKDGNGECGNFVRLIQPWNRTHLYVCGTGAYNPMCTYVNRGRRSQDYIFYLEPEKLESGKGKCPYDPKLDTASALINEELYAGVYIDFMGTDAAIFRTLGKQTAMRTDQYNSRWLNDPSFIHAELIPDSAERNDDKLYFFFRERSAEAPQNPAVYARIGRICLNDDGGHCCLVNKWSTFLKARLVCSVPGEDGIETHFDELQDVFVQQTQDVRNPVIYAVFTSSGSVFRGSAVCVYSMADIRMVFNGPFAHKEGPNYQWMPFSGKMPYPRPGTCPGGTFTPSMKSTKDYPDEVINFMRTHPLMYQAVYPLQRRPLVVRTGAPYRLTTVAVDQVDAADGRYEVLFLGTDRGTVQKVIVLPKDDQEVEELMLEEVEVFKEPAPVKTMTISSKRQQLYVASAVGVTHLSLHRCQAYGAACADCCLARDPYCAWDGQACSRYTASSKRRSRRQDVRHGNPIRQCRGFNSNANKNAIESVQYGVAGSAAFLECQPRSPQATVKWLFQRDPSDRRREIRAEDRFLRTEQGLLLRALQLGDRGLYSCTATENNFKHVVTRVQLHVLGRDAVHAALFPPLAVSVPPPPGTGPPTPPYQELAQLLAQPEVGLIHQYCQGYWRHVPPNPREAPGALRPPELQDQKKPRNRRHHPPDT; encoded by the exons AACTTAAGGCCACAGGTACTGCCCACTTCTTCAACTTTCTGCTCAACACTACAGACTACAGAATCCTGTTCAAGGACGAGGACCATGACCGCATGTATGTGGGCAGCAAGGACTACGTGCTGTCCCTGGACCTGCATGACATCAACCGAGAGCCCCTTATT ATCCACTGGGCAGCCTCCCCACAGCGCATTGAGGAGTGCATATTGTCAGGCAAGGATGGCAAC GGAGAGTGTGGGAACTTCGTCAGACTCATCCAGCCCTGGAACCGGACACACCTGTACGTGTGCGGGACCGGTGCCTACAACCCCATGTGCACCTATGTGAACCGTGGCCGTCGCTCACAG GATTACATCTTCTACCTGGAGCCTGAGAAACTTGAGTCAGGGAAAGGCAAATGCCCATACGACCCCAAGCTGGACACGGCCTCAGCCCTCATCA ATGAGGAGCTCTACGCAGGAGTGTACATCGATTTTATGGGCACTGATGCAGCCATTTTCCGTACGCTTGGAAAGCAGACAGCCATGCGCACAGATCAGTACAACTCCCGGTGGCTCAATG ATCCTTCATTCATACATGCTGAGCTCATCCCTGACAGCGCTGAGCGCAACGACGATAAACTCTACTTCTTCTTCCGAGAGCGCTCTGCAGAGGCTCCGCAGAACCCTGCGGTGTACGCCCGCATCGGGCGCATCTGCCTC AACGATGACGGTGGCCATTGCTGCCTGGTCAACAAGTGGAGCACATTCCTGAAGGCACGGCTCGTCTGCTCTGTGCCAGGCGAGGATGGCATTGAGACCCACTTCGATGAACTCC AGGACGTGTTTGTCCAGCAGACCCAGGACGTCAGGAACCCAGTCATTTATGCTGTCTTCACCTCTTCAGG CTCTGTGTTCCGAGGATCTGCAGTGTGTGTCTACTCTATGGCTGACATCCGCATGGTCTTCAATGGGCCTTTTGCTCACAAGGAGGGCCCCAACTACCAGTGGATGCCTTTCTCAGGAAAGATGCCGTATCCCCGGCCTGGCACA TGCCCTGGTGGAACCTTTACGCCATCGATGAAGTCCACCAAGGACTATCCTGATGAAGTGATCAACTTCATGCGTACTCATCCACTCATGTACCAGGCCGTCTACCCGCTGCAGCGGCGCCCCCTGGTGGTCCGTACAGGCGCTCCCTACCGCCTCACCACTGTCGCTGTGGACCAGGTGGATGCAGCTGATGGACGCTATGAGGTGCTTTTCCTGGGCACAG ACCGCGGGACAGTGCAGAAGGTCATCGTGCTGCCCAAGGATGATCAGGAGGTGGAAGAGCTCATGTTAGAGGAGGTGGAGGTCTTCAAG GAGCCAGCACCTGTTAAAACTATGACCATCTCTTCCAAGAGG CAACAACTGTATGTGGCCTCCGCCGTGGGCGTCACACACCTGAGCCTGCACCGCTGTCAGGCCTATGGAGCTGCCTGTGCTGACTGCTGCCTCGCCCGAGATCCCTACTGTGCCTGGGATGGCCAGGCCTGCTCTCGCTACACAGCATCCTCCAAGAG GCGGAGTCGCCGACAAGATGTCCGCCACGGGAACCCCATCAGGCAGTGCCGTGGTTTCAATTCCAATG CAAACAAGAATGCCATAGAGTCTGTGCAGTACGGCGTGGCCGGAAGTGCGGCTTTCCTTGAGTGCCAGCCTCGGTCACCTCAAGCCACTGTTAAGTGGCTTTTCCAGCGAGATCCCAGTGATCGGCGTCGTGAG ATTCGCGCAGAGGACCGCTTCCTGCGCACAGAGCAGGGGCTGTTGCTTCGCGCCCTGCAGCTTGGTGACCGCGGCCTCTACTCCTGCACGGCCACTGAGAACAACTTCAAGCACGTCGTCACGCGGGTACAGCTGCATGTACTGGGCCGGGACGCCGTCCATGCTGCCCTCTTCCCCCCACTGGCTGTGAGCGTCCCTCCACCTCCTGGCACAGGCCCTCCAACACCTCCTTACCAGGAGCTGGCCCAGCTCCTAGCCCAACCGGAAGTGGGCCTCATCCATCAGTACTGCCAGGGTTACTGGCGCCATGTGCCCCCCAACCCCAGGGAGGCTCCAGGAGCTCTCAGGCCTCCTGAACTCCAGGACCAGAAAAAGCCGAGGAACCGCCGCCACCATCCTCCGGACACATGA
- the Sema3f gene encoding semaphorin-3F isoform X2, whose protein sequence is MLVTGFILWASLLTGAWPAAPIQDQLPATPRVRLSFKELKATGTAHFFNFLLNTTDYRILFKDEDHDRMYVGSKDYVLSLDLHDINREPLIIHWAASPQRIEECILSGKDGNGECGNFVRLIQPWNRTHLYVCGTGAYNPMCTYVNRGRRSQAPPWTQMQVVRGRGSRATDGADRPTPTAPRQDYIFYLEPEKLESGKGKCPYDPKLDTASALINEELYAGVYIDFMGTDAAIFRTLGKQTAMRTDQYNSRWLNDPSFIHAELIPDSAERNDDKLYFFFRERSAEAPQNPAVYARIGRICLNDDGGHCCLVNKWSTFLKARLVCSVPGEDGIETHFDELQDVFVQQTQDVRNPVIYAVFTSSGSVFRGSAVCVYSMADIRMVFNGPFAHKEGPNYQWMPFSGKMPYPRPGTCPGGTFTPSMKSTKDYPDEVINFMRTHPLMYQAVYPLQRRPLVVRTGAPYRLTTVAVDQVDAADGRYEVLFLGTDRGTVQKVIVLPKDDQEVEELMLEEVEVFKEPAPVKTMTISSKRQQLYVASAVGVTHLSLHRCQAYGAACADCCLARDPYCAWDGQACSRYTASSKRRSRRQDVRHGNPIRQCRGFNSNANKNAIESVQYGVAGSAAFLECQPRSPQATVKWLFQRDPSDRRREIRAEDRFLRTEQGLLLRALQLGDRGLYSCTATENNFKHVVTRVQLHVLGRDAVHAALFPPLAVSVPPPPGTGPPTPPYQELAQLLAQPEVGLIHQYCQGYWRHVPPNPREAPGALRPPELQDQKKPRNRRHHPPDT, encoded by the exons AACTTAAGGCCACAGGTACTGCCCACTTCTTCAACTTTCTGCTCAACACTACAGACTACAGAATCCTGTTCAAGGACGAGGACCATGACCGCATGTATGTGGGCAGCAAGGACTACGTGCTGTCCCTGGACCTGCATGACATCAACCGAGAGCCCCTTATT ATCCACTGGGCAGCCTCCCCACAGCGCATTGAGGAGTGCATATTGTCAGGCAAGGATGGCAAC GGAGAGTGTGGGAACTTCGTCAGACTCATCCAGCCCTGGAACCGGACACACCTGTACGTGTGCGGGACCGGTGCCTACAACCCCATGTGCACCTATGTGAACCGTGGCCGTCGCTCACAG GCCCCACCGTGGACCCAGATGCAGGTGGTCAGAGGCCGAGGCAGCAGGGCCACAGATGGTGCCGACCGCCCGACGCCCACAGCCCCACGCCAG GATTACATCTTCTACCTGGAGCCTGAGAAACTTGAGTCAGGGAAAGGCAAATGCCCATACGACCCCAAGCTGGACACGGCCTCAGCCCTCATCA ATGAGGAGCTCTACGCAGGAGTGTACATCGATTTTATGGGCACTGATGCAGCCATTTTCCGTACGCTTGGAAAGCAGACAGCCATGCGCACAGATCAGTACAACTCCCGGTGGCTCAATG ATCCTTCATTCATACATGCTGAGCTCATCCCTGACAGCGCTGAGCGCAACGACGATAAACTCTACTTCTTCTTCCGAGAGCGCTCTGCAGAGGCTCCGCAGAACCCTGCGGTGTACGCCCGCATCGGGCGCATCTGCCTC AACGATGACGGTGGCCATTGCTGCCTGGTCAACAAGTGGAGCACATTCCTGAAGGCACGGCTCGTCTGCTCTGTGCCAGGCGAGGATGGCATTGAGACCCACTTCGATGAACTCC AGGACGTGTTTGTCCAGCAGACCCAGGACGTCAGGAACCCAGTCATTTATGCTGTCTTCACCTCTTCAGG CTCTGTGTTCCGAGGATCTGCAGTGTGTGTCTACTCTATGGCTGACATCCGCATGGTCTTCAATGGGCCTTTTGCTCACAAGGAGGGCCCCAACTACCAGTGGATGCCTTTCTCAGGAAAGATGCCGTATCCCCGGCCTGGCACA TGCCCTGGTGGAACCTTTACGCCATCGATGAAGTCCACCAAGGACTATCCTGATGAAGTGATCAACTTCATGCGTACTCATCCACTCATGTACCAGGCCGTCTACCCGCTGCAGCGGCGCCCCCTGGTGGTCCGTACAGGCGCTCCCTACCGCCTCACCACTGTCGCTGTGGACCAGGTGGATGCAGCTGATGGACGCTATGAGGTGCTTTTCCTGGGCACAG ACCGCGGGACAGTGCAGAAGGTCATCGTGCTGCCCAAGGATGATCAGGAGGTGGAAGAGCTCATGTTAGAGGAGGTGGAGGTCTTCAAG GAGCCAGCACCTGTTAAAACTATGACCATCTCTTCCAAGAGG CAACAACTGTATGTGGCCTCCGCCGTGGGCGTCACACACCTGAGCCTGCACCGCTGTCAGGCCTATGGAGCTGCCTGTGCTGACTGCTGCCTCGCCCGAGATCCCTACTGTGCCTGGGATGGCCAGGCCTGCTCTCGCTACACAGCATCCTCCAAGAG GCGGAGTCGCCGACAAGATGTCCGCCACGGGAACCCCATCAGGCAGTGCCGTGGTTTCAATTCCAATG CAAACAAGAATGCCATAGAGTCTGTGCAGTACGGCGTGGCCGGAAGTGCGGCTTTCCTTGAGTGCCAGCCTCGGTCACCTCAAGCCACTGTTAAGTGGCTTTTCCAGCGAGATCCCAGTGATCGGCGTCGTGAG ATTCGCGCAGAGGACCGCTTCCTGCGCACAGAGCAGGGGCTGTTGCTTCGCGCCCTGCAGCTTGGTGACCGCGGCCTCTACTCCTGCACGGCCACTGAGAACAACTTCAAGCACGTCGTCACGCGGGTACAGCTGCATGTACTGGGCCGGGACGCCGTCCATGCTGCCCTCTTCCCCCCACTGGCTGTGAGCGTCCCTCCACCTCCTGGCACAGGCCCTCCAACACCTCCTTACCAGGAGCTGGCCCAGCTCCTAGCCCAACCGGAAGTGGGCCTCATCCATCAGTACTGCCAGGGTTACTGGCGCCATGTGCCCCCCAACCCCAGGGAGGCTCCAGGAGCTCTCAGGCCTCCTGAACTCCAGGACCAGAAAAAGCCGAGGAACCGCCGCCACCATCCTCCGGACACATGA
- the Sema3f gene encoding semaphorin-3F isoform X3, whose product MCPQSWSLLPGPQAPPTMLVTGFILWASLLTGAWPAAPIQDQLPATPRVRLSFKELKATGTAHFFNFLLNTTDYRILFKDEDHDRMYVGSKDYVLSLDLHDINREPLIIHWAASPQRIEECILSGKDGNGECGNFVRLIQPWNRTHLYVCGTGAYNPMCTYVNRGRRSQDYIFYLEPEKLESGKGKCPYDPKLDTASALINEELYAGVYIDFMGTDAAIFRTLGKQTAMRTDQYNSRWLNDPSFIHAELIPDSAERNDDKLYFFFRERSAEAPQNPAVYARIGRICLNDDGGHCCLVNKWSTFLKARLVCSVPGEDGIETHFDELQDVFVQQTQDVRNPVIYAVFTSSGSVFRGSAVCVYSMADIRMVFNGPFAHKEGPNYQWMPFSGKMPYPRPGTCPGGTFTPSMKSTKDYPDEVINFMRTHPLMYQAVYPLQRRPLVVRTGAPYRLTTVAVDQVDAADGRYEVLFLGTDRGTVQKVIVLPKDDQEVEELMLEEVEVFKEPAPVKTMTISSKRQQLYVASAVGVTHLSLHRCQAYGAACADCCLARDPYCAWDGQACSRYTASSKRRSRRQDVRHGNPIRQCRGFNSNANKNAIESVQYGVAGSAAFLECQPRSPQATVKWLFQRDPSDRRREIRAEDRFLRTEQGLLLRALQLGDRGLYSCTATENNFKHVVTRVQLHVLGRDAVHAALFPPLAVSVPPPPGTGPPTPPYQELAQLLAQPEVGLIHQYCQGYWRHVPPNPREAPGALRPPELQDQKKPRNRRHHPPDT is encoded by the exons AACTTAAGGCCACAGGTACTGCCCACTTCTTCAACTTTCTGCTCAACACTACAGACTACAGAATCCTGTTCAAGGACGAGGACCATGACCGCATGTATGTGGGCAGCAAGGACTACGTGCTGTCCCTGGACCTGCATGACATCAACCGAGAGCCCCTTATT ATCCACTGGGCAGCCTCCCCACAGCGCATTGAGGAGTGCATATTGTCAGGCAAGGATGGCAAC GGAGAGTGTGGGAACTTCGTCAGACTCATCCAGCCCTGGAACCGGACACACCTGTACGTGTGCGGGACCGGTGCCTACAACCCCATGTGCACCTATGTGAACCGTGGCCGTCGCTCACAG GATTACATCTTCTACCTGGAGCCTGAGAAACTTGAGTCAGGGAAAGGCAAATGCCCATACGACCCCAAGCTGGACACGGCCTCAGCCCTCATCA ATGAGGAGCTCTACGCAGGAGTGTACATCGATTTTATGGGCACTGATGCAGCCATTTTCCGTACGCTTGGAAAGCAGACAGCCATGCGCACAGATCAGTACAACTCCCGGTGGCTCAATG ATCCTTCATTCATACATGCTGAGCTCATCCCTGACAGCGCTGAGCGCAACGACGATAAACTCTACTTCTTCTTCCGAGAGCGCTCTGCAGAGGCTCCGCAGAACCCTGCGGTGTACGCCCGCATCGGGCGCATCTGCCTC AACGATGACGGTGGCCATTGCTGCCTGGTCAACAAGTGGAGCACATTCCTGAAGGCACGGCTCGTCTGCTCTGTGCCAGGCGAGGATGGCATTGAGACCCACTTCGATGAACTCC AGGACGTGTTTGTCCAGCAGACCCAGGACGTCAGGAACCCAGTCATTTATGCTGTCTTCACCTCTTCAGG CTCTGTGTTCCGAGGATCTGCAGTGTGTGTCTACTCTATGGCTGACATCCGCATGGTCTTCAATGGGCCTTTTGCTCACAAGGAGGGCCCCAACTACCAGTGGATGCCTTTCTCAGGAAAGATGCCGTATCCCCGGCCTGGCACA TGCCCTGGTGGAACCTTTACGCCATCGATGAAGTCCACCAAGGACTATCCTGATGAAGTGATCAACTTCATGCGTACTCATCCACTCATGTACCAGGCCGTCTACCCGCTGCAGCGGCGCCCCCTGGTGGTCCGTACAGGCGCTCCCTACCGCCTCACCACTGTCGCTGTGGACCAGGTGGATGCAGCTGATGGACGCTATGAGGTGCTTTTCCTGGGCACAG ACCGCGGGACAGTGCAGAAGGTCATCGTGCTGCCCAAGGATGATCAGGAGGTGGAAGAGCTCATGTTAGAGGAGGTGGAGGTCTTCAAG GAGCCAGCACCTGTTAAAACTATGACCATCTCTTCCAAGAGG CAACAACTGTATGTGGCCTCCGCCGTGGGCGTCACACACCTGAGCCTGCACCGCTGTCAGGCCTATGGAGCTGCCTGTGCTGACTGCTGCCTCGCCCGAGATCCCTACTGTGCCTGGGATGGCCAGGCCTGCTCTCGCTACACAGCATCCTCCAAGAG GCGGAGTCGCCGACAAGATGTCCGCCACGGGAACCCCATCAGGCAGTGCCGTGGTTTCAATTCCAATG CAAACAAGAATGCCATAGAGTCTGTGCAGTACGGCGTGGCCGGAAGTGCGGCTTTCCTTGAGTGCCAGCCTCGGTCACCTCAAGCCACTGTTAAGTGGCTTTTCCAGCGAGATCCCAGTGATCGGCGTCGTGAG ATTCGCGCAGAGGACCGCTTCCTGCGCACAGAGCAGGGGCTGTTGCTTCGCGCCCTGCAGCTTGGTGACCGCGGCCTCTACTCCTGCACGGCCACTGAGAACAACTTCAAGCACGTCGTCACGCGGGTACAGCTGCATGTACTGGGCCGGGACGCCGTCCATGCTGCCCTCTTCCCCCCACTGGCTGTGAGCGTCCCTCCACCTCCTGGCACAGGCCCTCCAACACCTCCTTACCAGGAGCTGGCCCAGCTCCTAGCCCAACCGGAAGTGGGCCTCATCCATCAGTACTGCCAGGGTTACTGGCGCCATGTGCCCCCCAACCCCAGGGAGGCTCCAGGAGCTCTCAGGCCTCCTGAACTCCAGGACCAGAAAAAGCCGAGGAACCGCCGCCACCATCCTCCGGACACATGA
- the Sema3f gene encoding semaphorin-3F isoform X1, which produces MCPQSWSLLPGPQAPPTMLVTGFILWASLLTGAWPAAPIQDQLPATPRVRLSFKELKATGTAHFFNFLLNTTDYRILFKDEDHDRMYVGSKDYVLSLDLHDINREPLIIHWAASPQRIEECILSGKDGNGECGNFVRLIQPWNRTHLYVCGTGAYNPMCTYVNRGRRSQAPPWTQMQVVRGRGSRATDGADRPTPTAPRQDYIFYLEPEKLESGKGKCPYDPKLDTASALINEELYAGVYIDFMGTDAAIFRTLGKQTAMRTDQYNSRWLNDPSFIHAELIPDSAERNDDKLYFFFRERSAEAPQNPAVYARIGRICLNDDGGHCCLVNKWSTFLKARLVCSVPGEDGIETHFDELQDVFVQQTQDVRNPVIYAVFTSSGSVFRGSAVCVYSMADIRMVFNGPFAHKEGPNYQWMPFSGKMPYPRPGTCPGGTFTPSMKSTKDYPDEVINFMRTHPLMYQAVYPLQRRPLVVRTGAPYRLTTVAVDQVDAADGRYEVLFLGTDRGTVQKVIVLPKDDQEVEELMLEEVEVFKEPAPVKTMTISSKRQQLYVASAVGVTHLSLHRCQAYGAACADCCLARDPYCAWDGQACSRYTASSKRRSRRQDVRHGNPIRQCRGFNSNANKNAIESVQYGVAGSAAFLECQPRSPQATVKWLFQRDPSDRRREIRAEDRFLRTEQGLLLRALQLGDRGLYSCTATENNFKHVVTRVQLHVLGRDAVHAALFPPLAVSVPPPPGTGPPTPPYQELAQLLAQPEVGLIHQYCQGYWRHVPPNPREAPGALRPPELQDQKKPRNRRHHPPDT; this is translated from the exons AACTTAAGGCCACAGGTACTGCCCACTTCTTCAACTTTCTGCTCAACACTACAGACTACAGAATCCTGTTCAAGGACGAGGACCATGACCGCATGTATGTGGGCAGCAAGGACTACGTGCTGTCCCTGGACCTGCATGACATCAACCGAGAGCCCCTTATT ATCCACTGGGCAGCCTCCCCACAGCGCATTGAGGAGTGCATATTGTCAGGCAAGGATGGCAAC GGAGAGTGTGGGAACTTCGTCAGACTCATCCAGCCCTGGAACCGGACACACCTGTACGTGTGCGGGACCGGTGCCTACAACCCCATGTGCACCTATGTGAACCGTGGCCGTCGCTCACAG GCCCCACCGTGGACCCAGATGCAGGTGGTCAGAGGCCGAGGCAGCAGGGCCACAGATGGTGCCGACCGCCCGACGCCCACAGCCCCACGCCAG GATTACATCTTCTACCTGGAGCCTGAGAAACTTGAGTCAGGGAAAGGCAAATGCCCATACGACCCCAAGCTGGACACGGCCTCAGCCCTCATCA ATGAGGAGCTCTACGCAGGAGTGTACATCGATTTTATGGGCACTGATGCAGCCATTTTCCGTACGCTTGGAAAGCAGACAGCCATGCGCACAGATCAGTACAACTCCCGGTGGCTCAATG ATCCTTCATTCATACATGCTGAGCTCATCCCTGACAGCGCTGAGCGCAACGACGATAAACTCTACTTCTTCTTCCGAGAGCGCTCTGCAGAGGCTCCGCAGAACCCTGCGGTGTACGCCCGCATCGGGCGCATCTGCCTC AACGATGACGGTGGCCATTGCTGCCTGGTCAACAAGTGGAGCACATTCCTGAAGGCACGGCTCGTCTGCTCTGTGCCAGGCGAGGATGGCATTGAGACCCACTTCGATGAACTCC AGGACGTGTTTGTCCAGCAGACCCAGGACGTCAGGAACCCAGTCATTTATGCTGTCTTCACCTCTTCAGG CTCTGTGTTCCGAGGATCTGCAGTGTGTGTCTACTCTATGGCTGACATCCGCATGGTCTTCAATGGGCCTTTTGCTCACAAGGAGGGCCCCAACTACCAGTGGATGCCTTTCTCAGGAAAGATGCCGTATCCCCGGCCTGGCACA TGCCCTGGTGGAACCTTTACGCCATCGATGAAGTCCACCAAGGACTATCCTGATGAAGTGATCAACTTCATGCGTACTCATCCACTCATGTACCAGGCCGTCTACCCGCTGCAGCGGCGCCCCCTGGTGGTCCGTACAGGCGCTCCCTACCGCCTCACCACTGTCGCTGTGGACCAGGTGGATGCAGCTGATGGACGCTATGAGGTGCTTTTCCTGGGCACAG ACCGCGGGACAGTGCAGAAGGTCATCGTGCTGCCCAAGGATGATCAGGAGGTGGAAGAGCTCATGTTAGAGGAGGTGGAGGTCTTCAAG GAGCCAGCACCTGTTAAAACTATGACCATCTCTTCCAAGAGG CAACAACTGTATGTGGCCTCCGCCGTGGGCGTCACACACCTGAGCCTGCACCGCTGTCAGGCCTATGGAGCTGCCTGTGCTGACTGCTGCCTCGCCCGAGATCCCTACTGTGCCTGGGATGGCCAGGCCTGCTCTCGCTACACAGCATCCTCCAAGAG GCGGAGTCGCCGACAAGATGTCCGCCACGGGAACCCCATCAGGCAGTGCCGTGGTTTCAATTCCAATG CAAACAAGAATGCCATAGAGTCTGTGCAGTACGGCGTGGCCGGAAGTGCGGCTTTCCTTGAGTGCCAGCCTCGGTCACCTCAAGCCACTGTTAAGTGGCTTTTCCAGCGAGATCCCAGTGATCGGCGTCGTGAG ATTCGCGCAGAGGACCGCTTCCTGCGCACAGAGCAGGGGCTGTTGCTTCGCGCCCTGCAGCTTGGTGACCGCGGCCTCTACTCCTGCACGGCCACTGAGAACAACTTCAAGCACGTCGTCACGCGGGTACAGCTGCATGTACTGGGCCGGGACGCCGTCCATGCTGCCCTCTTCCCCCCACTGGCTGTGAGCGTCCCTCCACCTCCTGGCACAGGCCCTCCAACACCTCCTTACCAGGAGCTGGCCCAGCTCCTAGCCCAACCGGAAGTGGGCCTCATCCATCAGTACTGCCAGGGTTACTGGCGCCATGTGCCCCCCAACCCCAGGGAGGCTCCAGGAGCTCTCAGGCCTCCTGAACTCCAGGACCAGAAAAAGCCGAGGAACCGCCGCCACCATCCTCCGGACACATGA